The Rahnella aceris genome contains the following window.
AAACTGGTGCTGCAGGATTACGCATCAGGAAGCCGGATCCTGATCGACGGCGCACTGAAAGCGCAGAAAGTGAAAGCGGAGATTGCTCAGGAAATCGGCCATCCAGCCACGTTATTCCCGATGGTGGAAGCCGGAATTGGTATCAGTGTTATCCCGGCGCTGGCGTTGCCCATGCCGGAAGGGAGCCGTCTGGTGGTCAGAAGCCTGGTGCCGGAAATCAACCGGGTGCTGATGCTGGTCAGACGTAAAAACCGGTCGTTATCACCCGCTGCACAGGCCATCTGGCAGGTGGTGAAAGAGCAGGCGAATTTATTGCGGGAAAAACGCAGCCAGCAGGGAATGTACAACCACTGATACCTTGCCGGCTGTTTCAGGCTTTGACCGGGGTTATACGTAGATATCGACTGCGTTGGTTTCTGAAGGCTTATTCACGCCTTCGTCTTTCTTCATTTCAGCGTCAGCTTGTTGTTGCTGCTGTTGCTGAAGTGCTTTCTGAGCCTGCTGCTGTTGAATCTGCGCGATCTGCTGTTGCAGCATTTCGATTTGCTGCTGCAGGAGTTCTTGCTGTTGCTTAACTTCGTCAGTATCGCCGCCTGAATTGCCCACGTTTTTGAGCTGCTCAGTCAGTTTGGTAATCTGCTTAGTCAGCTTTGCAATCTGGCTGGCACTGCCTGAGTCGCTGGTGGACGCAGAGCTTACCGAACTGCTGGTCGCGCTGATAGTCGTCATAAAAAGCCTCATTGAGTAAGAATAAAATTTTGCACGTAAAGGTGCTTAAGCTATATCGGCAAAAATCAGCGAGGCTTTACAGGCTTTGCATATTCCTTACGGTATTTATGGCTTTCATTCGGTTAACGCTTTCACTCTGAGCTTCGGCCACCGGGTCAGCCAGCCTTTGCTGCTGATCCGCTCGGCAAAAACTGCGGGGATCGCATGCCGCGGGTTTGGCGTAATACTGAAAGCAAACAAAGCATCCAGTCCCAGCGGCGCATTCAGCTCAATTTGCCCGTCAGCATTCATTCTTGCGCCGATAGCGGTTTCCATTTCCACCCAGTAGCTCATCGCCTCGGCGCTGGAGGAATAGGGCGCATGGCCGTGGCGCTCATGCATGCGGGCCTGATTTTTCACAGACCAGGGAAGGTCGGGCGATTGCGCTTTCAGGCGATGTTCATAGCGCTCGTCAGCTTCCGGCGAGCAATCCAGCGGATTGAAATACACCACGTCGATATCATTGAGTGCTGTGGCCTGCACATATCCGTGTAGCCGGTCCCAGACCAGATTGCGGACAAAGCCCGCCGCCAGCCAGGCATCGTTAAGATTTTGCGTGCGTGCCTGCGTCAGTGCCAGCAAATGAAGCGGTTCCTCTCTGAGCCAGGTGATGATTTGCTGTTCCATTGTTGCCACGTGATGTTCTCCTTTTATCCGACGTCAGCGTTCTGAGAAGCCAAAGTGTAGCGCCCTTTTGTGACGCTTATCCAACGCACCATTTCGGATATGCGGCTTACGGCGGCGCGCTAAAATGTAGCAAGCCTCCCCTGAATACGGCTACAGGCCGCGCCTGCTGAGGGTTTCTTAAGTGGTACAGCCTTTGCAACATCCATCCTTTGCAACACAAATAAGAGCAAGGCTGTCGCAGTTCTTTTCAACAAAAATTGAATTATCACCGGGCAGGGGATCATTTATGCAAACCACGAAAGTCACACCTGTTTTAAAACGTACACTGGGGAGTTTTAAACTTTGGGGCATTGCCGTCGGGCTGGTTATCTCCGGCGAATATTTTGGCTGGAGTTACGGCTGGGCGCAGGCAGGCACACTGGGCTTTCTTATCACTGCTCTGGTGATAGCGGCTATGTATTGCGCCTTTATTTTCAGCTTTACCGAACTCACTACGTCGATTCCGCACGCGGGCGGTCCTTTTGCTTACGCTTACCGTGCGTTCGGGCCAACGGGCGGATTTGTCGCGGGTTTCGCAACGCTGGTGGAATTTGTTTTTGCGCCGCCTGCTATCGCGATGGCGATCGGGGCGTATCTCAATGTGCAGTTCCCGTCGATTGAGCCGAAATGGGTGGCTGTTGGCGCGTATCTGGTATTTATGGCGCTCAATATTCTCGGCGTCAGTATCGCCGCCACCTTTGAACTGCTGGTCACGTTGCTGGCAATTTTTGAATTGCTGGTCTTTATGGGCGTGGTGGCGCCGGGCTTTGAAATGTCGAACTTTGTTCACGGTGGATGGGCGGGCAGCGACACTTTCAGTCCCGCAGCCTTTTCCGGTATTTTTGCAGCCATTCCTTTTGCCATCTGGTTTTTCCTGGCGATAGAAGGTGCCTCAATGGCCGCTGAAGAGGCGAAAGATCCGCAGCGTACCATTCCGAAAGCTTTTATCGGCGGCATTCTGACTCTGACCGTTCTGGCGCTCGGCGTGATGTTGTTTGCCGGTGGTGTGGGCGACTGGACCAAGCTGTCGAATATCAACGACCCGTTACCGCAGGCCATGAAACTGATTGTCGGCAGCAACAGTGGCTGGCTGCACATGCTGGTCTGGCTGGGGCTTTTTGGCCTGATTGCCTCTTTCCACGGCATTATCATGGGGTATTCCCGTCAGATCTTCGCGCTGGCCCGGGCAGGTTATTTGCCTAAACGACTGGCCAGCGTCAACGCCCGTTTCCAGACACCGCATCTTGGTATTATCGCGGGGGGCGTTGTTGGCATCGCGGCTATTTTCTCGGATTCACTGATCGTGATTGGCGGCCAGCCACTGACGGCCAATATCGTGACAATGTCGGTCTTTGGCGCCATTGTGATGTACATCATTTCGATGGCTGCATTGTTTAAACTCCGCCGCAGCGAACCGAATTTAATCCGTCCGTTCCGTGCGCCGCTCTATCCTTTTGCACCTGCTCTGGCGCTGGTGCTGGCAGTCGTCTGTCTGATCGCTATGATTTACTACAACACCTTACTGTTTTTGATCTTCGCCGCCATGATGTTGCTGGCGTATGCCTGGTTCCGTATCACCCATCAGTCGCGGACTGATGCTGCGGAAGATCCGCAATTACGTGGCCTGCGCCCGGTTCCCGCTAAAAGCAGCAAATAATCCGGCGCGCTAAGGAGTGTTATGTTTCAGACGACATTAAGTCACCGAAGGTATCAGTTTAAGGATTTACGCGAACTGATGGCAAAGGCGTCGCCCGCACGGTCGGGCGACTATCTGGCTGAAGTGGCTGCCGCCAGCGCTGAAGAGCGCATGGCGGCAAAAATGGCACTGGCTGATGTGCCGCTCAAAACCTTCCTGCAACAATTGCTGGTGCCGTATGAGGACGATGAAGTCACGCGGTTGATTGTCGATACTCATGATGTCGCGGCGTTTGCCGCGATTTCGCATCTCACCGTCGGGGATTTCCGCGACTGGTTGTTGAGTGAAAAAACCGACAGCGTTGTGCTGGCAGCCGTCGCCCGCGGGATCACGCCCGAAATGGCGGCTGCCGTCAGCAAACTGATGCGCAATCAGGATCTGATCCTGGTGGCTAAAAAATGCCGGGTGATTACTCAATTCCGCAATACTATCGGGCTGCCGGGGCACATGAGCGTGCGCCTGCAACCGAACCATCCGACCGATAATTTACAGGGCATTGCTGCCAGTATGCTCGACGGTTTGTTATATGGCTCCGGCGACGCGGTGATTGGCATTAATCCTGCCAGCGACAGCTTACCGCTGCTGGAAAACCTCAATTACATGCTTGATGACATCATTACGCGCTTTGAAATTCCCACGCAGTCCTGTGTTCTGACGCATGTCACTAACACCATCAAACTGGTGGAGCGCGGCGCACCGGTTGATCTGGTGTTTCAGTCGATAGCGGGAACTGAAGCGGCGAACAGCGGGTTTGGTATCAATCTGGCGCTGCTGGCGGAAGCGCAACAGGCGGCGCTCAGTCTTAAGCGTGGCACGCTCGGCGACAACGTGATGTATTTCGAAACCGGGCAGGGCAGTTGTTTATCTGCCAATGCGCATTTTGGGGTCGATCAGCAAACCTGTGAGGCGCGTGCGTACGCCATCGCCCGCCATTTTTCACCGCTGCTGATTAACACCGTGGTGGGGTTTATCGGCCCGGAGTATTTGTATGACGGTAAACAAATTATCCGTGCGGGTCTGGAAGACCATTTCTGCGGCAAACTGCTGGGCGTGCCGCTGGGCTGCGATGTCTGTTATACCAATCATGCAGAAGCCGATCAGGATGATATGGATACCTTGCTGACGCTGCTCGGCACTGCCGGGCTGACGTTCCTGATTGGCGTACCGGGCGCGGATGACATCATGCTCAATTATCAGAGCACTTCTTTCCATGACGCGTTATACATCCGTGAATTACTCGGGCTGAAACATGCGCCGGAATTTGCCGTATGGCTGGAGAAAATGAAAATTATCGATCCGCAGGGCGTCTTGCAGGATACCCGGGCGTCCCATCCGTTACTGCGTCAGTTGCCGCAACTGAGCTGAGGTCTGTGCTGATGAATAAAGAAAAAGAGCAGGGATTATCGCCGCTGGTGCATAGCAACCCGTGGGAAACTCTGCGTCAGTTTACGGCCGCACGTATCGCGCTGGGACGTACCGGTTCGAGTCTGCCCACCGATGAGCTGCTGCGATTTGGTTTAGCCCATGCGCAGGCGCGTGATGCCGTGCATCAGCCCTTTGACAGCCAGAAGCTCGAACCCGAACTTTACGCGCTGGGGCTGGAAACGCTGACCGTTGCCAGCGCTGCACCGGACAGGGCGACCTATCTGTGTCGTCCTGATCTTGGCCGCAAGTTGTCAGAAAGCAGCCGTCAGGCCTTGCTGCGTCTGGCGCCGGAGCCTGCCGACGTGGTGCTGGTCATCGCTGACGGTTTGTCATCGAAAGCCGTGCACCGGCAGGCCGTACCGCTGATTGCGGCGTTATTGCCCTATCTGCGCACGCTGGAGCTGAAAATCGGGCCTGTGGTGCTGGCGCATCAGTCGCGGGTGGCACTGGGCGATGATATTGCGCAGGTGATGAAAGCGAAGGCGGTAGCGATTTTGATCGGAGAACGTCCGGGATTGTCATCTCCCGACAGTTTAGGCATTTACATGACCTGGGGGCCCCATTCCAAAAGACTGGAATCGGAACGAAATTGTATTTCCAATGTGCGGCCGGAAGGGCTGAATTATCCGCAGGCGGCTTTTAAACTCGCCTGGCTGCTCGAACAATCTTTCCATCGCCAGTTGTCGGGCGTCAATCTGAAAGATGAAAGCGATAATCCGGCGCTACACAATAAGGTCGTGCCGATGTTTAAACTGGAGTAGGGGGAGGAGAAAAATAGAACCAGCTGCTGGTTCGCCTCCATCACGGTTTTTCTTCGGAGTACAGATGCGAAAAAAGCGCCTATAGGCGCTTTTTTCTGAATTGGTGGGCCGTGCTGGATTCGAACCAGCGACCAATTGATTAAAAGTCAACTGCTCTACCAACTGAGCTAACGGCCCGCAGAAGTGGTGGGCGATGACGGGCTCGAACCGCCGACCCCCTCCGTGTAAAGGAGATGCTCTACCAACTGAGCTAATCGCCCACTTCTGGGTACTTCCCCATGTAAGAAGAAACGTGCTGAGAAATGGTGGGCGATGACGGGCTCGAACCGCCGACCCCCTCCGTGTAAAGGAGATGCTCTACCAACTGAGCTAATCGCCCATTTCTCAATTCTTCTTACTTATCACAACGCGGCACTCTTAAAGAGTGGTGGGCGATGACGGGCTCGAACCGCCGACCCCCTCCGTGTAAAGGAGATGCTCTACCAACTGAGCTAATCGCCCCCGTCGTGATGGAGTCGCATTATAGGGATACTTGAAATTACGTCAACGCTTTTTAAAAACAAAAATGTTCATTCGGCTTATTTTTAGTCAACCTGACGTGTTTCTCGCCCGCGTAGTCGATTCTTTACGCATTCATGGCCTTAAACCACGCGACTGCCCCTGGTTGTGCGTTGAGGAATCAGGGCAGAGTGGTAGAATGTCAGCCACTTTTTGTTAATTGATAGCGACGTTTTTTGGCGTTGCGTGATTAAGGTTGCACCCAGATGAAAATCAAAACCCGTTTTGCCCCAAGCCCGACCGGCTATCTGCACGTCGGTGGCGCCCGTACCGCGCTCTATTCCTGGCTCTTTGCCCGCAACCTTGGCGGTGAGTTTGTGCTGCGTATCGAAGACACCGATCTCGAACGTTCCACTCAGGCAGCTATCGACGCGATTATGGATGGCATGAACTGGCTGAATCTGGACTGGGATGAAGGCCCGTATTTCCAGACCAAGCGTTTTGACCGTTATAACGCGGTGATTGATGAGATGCTGGAAAACGGCACGGCTTATAAATGCTATTGCTCTAAAGAACGTCTGGAAGCGCTGCGTGAAGAACAAATGGCAAATAACGAGAAGCCTCGTTATGACGGCCGCTGCCGCGACAGCCACGAACATCACGCTGCTGATGAGCCGTGTGTGGTGCGTTTTCGTAACCCGCAGGAAGGTTCTGTCATCTTTGACGATCAGATCCGCGGACCGATCGAATTCAGTAATGACGAGCTGGACGATCTGATCATCCGCCGTACCGACGGTTCGCCGACCTATAATTTCTGTGTCGTTGTCGATGACTGGGATATGGAAATCACCCACGTCATCCGTGGCGAAGATCATATCAACAATACGCCGCGTCAGATAAATATCCTGAAAGCGCTGGGCGCGCCAGTACCGGTTTACGCGCACGTTTCTATGATTCTGGGTGACGACGGTAAAAAACTGTCCAAACGCCACGGTGCGGTCGGCGTGATGCAATACCGTGATGACGGTTATCTGCCGGAAGCGCTGCTGAACTATCTGGTGCGTCTGGGCTGGTCTCATGGCGATCAGGAAATTTTCAGCCGCGACGAAATGAAAGCGCTGTTCTCACTGGAAAACGTCAGCAAATCTGCCAGTGCGTTTAACACTGAAAAACTGCAATGGCTGAACCATCACTACATTAACACGATGGATCCGCATTACGTGGCGACCCATCTGCTGTGGCATGTTGAGCAGGCGGGTATCGAAACCCGTAATGGTCCGCAGCTGTTTGAAATCGTGACCCTGTTGGGCGAACGTTGCAAGACGCTGAAAGAGATGGCGGAGTCCTGCCGTTACTTCTACGAAGATTTTGCAGAGTTTGATGCCGATGCGGCGAAGAAACACTTACGCCCGGTTGCACGTCAGCCGCTGGAAGTGGTTCGCGCCAAACTGGCTGCTATCACTGACTGGACCGCTGAAAACATTCACCATGCGATTCAGGGCACGGCGGATGAGCTGGAAGTAGGGATGGGTAAAGTTGGTATGCCACTGCGCGTTGCGGTAACGGGCGCAGGCCAGTCACCAGGTGTTGATGTCACCGTTCACGCTATCGGCCAGAGCCGTGTGCTGGCGCGTATCGATATGGCGTTAGCCTTTATTGCTGAGCGCGAAACACAAGCACAGTAATGGCGGTTAAATAGCGATAAAAAAGCCAGCGCGGGAAACCGGCTGGCTTTTTCTTTTCGTAAAACCCGGGTGTGAAAAACGTCTTAATTAACGTTGTTCAGTTGCCGGTGTTTCAACGGTCGGGCGGTAGGCCAGGAAATACATCAGGCCAACGAAGCCCGCACCACCTACGGCGTTACCGAGGAACACGGCCACGAAGTTAGGCAGGTATTCTGACCAGCTCAGCGCACCGGCAAAGATTGCCGCAGGCACGATAAACATATTTGCTACCACGTGCTGGAAGCCGATGGCCACGAACGCCATAACCGGGAACCACATGCCGATCACTTTGCCGCCAACTTCTTTGCTGGCGAAGGCCAGCCAGATTGCCAGACACACCAGCCAGTTACAGCCGATACCGGAAATGAACGCATGCATGAAGTCTGCGTTGACCTTCGCGGTGGCGGTTGCCACCGTTTTGCTCAGGAAAGCGCCTTCCGTCAGCCCCAGAACGTGGCCGAAGAAATAGGCCACTGCCAGGCTGCCCAGCAGGTTAGCGACAGTGACCCAGAACCAGTTACGCAGCACCGCGTAAAGGCTGATCTGACGCGCGAACCAGGCGATAGGTAAGGTCATCATATTACCGGTCAGCAGTTCTCCCCCTGCTAACACGGTCAGAATGATGCCTACCGGGAAGACGGCAGCGCCAAGCAAGTTACTGAATGAACCCCAGGATGCAGGTAATGTCCCTATTACATGCAGATCCAGAAGGAAACCGGTGGCGATGAATGCGCCAGCCAGAAAGCCCAAAATTAACAAATTCAACACGGTGGCGCGGCTTTTATTAACGCCCGCTGTGACGGCGATGGATGCGATTTCTTTAGGTGAATACAAGGACATGGGAGTGCTCGAATGGTGTAAGTTATGATTATTGCGCGAGAAGTCTATTCTGAGATTTATCTCAAAACAAGGCGATTATCATAGTCTGCTAACATTTTATTAATCATTCGGACATAGATGTTAAGGAAATGCGTAAGCAGATCAGAAAGCTAGGAAAAATGCGGGCTGGCGGACAAATTGTAAAACAAAGCGTCTGTCTGAAAATTTCCCTGATGGCAGAGGATTTTTCCCTGTGGAATGGGGGATTTGGCGGCTTTTTCAGCGCTTGAATTGAGAAACGGATTTAGCCGTTGACAGGGGTAGCGACGTTTCATATTATGCGCCCCGTTCACCCGTTTTTACGGGCATGAATTGGGGGTATAGCTCAGCTGGGAGAGCGCTTGCATGGCATGCAAGAGGTCAGCGGTTCGATCCCGCTTATCTCCACCAACTTCCTTTCCAGAGCAAGTTGGCTGTTTCCTTCCCAGGGAAACAAAAAAGTAAATGTGTACGACCTCGTGTGGGGGTATAGCTCAGCTGGGAGAGCGCTTGCATGGCATGCAAGAGGTCAGCGGTTCGATCCCGCTTATCTCCACCAAATATTAAAGAAACCCGCTTCGGCGGGTTTTTTGCTTTTGGCGCTTTGTCATTTCTCCTGCCTGTTTTACTGCGCTGAATCGCAGACATAAAAAAAGGCGCCGGAGCGCCTTTCTCGTCGTTCTGTATTTGCTTACTTACGCCAGTACCAGACCCGCGATAGAAGCAGACAACACGCTGACCAGCGTTGAGCCGTACAGCAGTTTCAGGCCGAAGCGTGAAACCACGTTGCCCTGATGTTCGTTCAGGCCTTTGATAGCGCCGGCAACGATACCGATGGAAGAGAAGTTTGCGAAAGACACCAGGAACACGGACAGGATGCCCACGCCGCGTGGTGAAAGTTCGGTTGCTACTTTCTGCAGATCCAACATCGCAACGAATTCATTGGAAACCAGTTTGGTTGCCATGATGCTGCCTACCTGCAAGGCTTCGTGACTTGGTACGCCCATCATCCACGCGAATGGATAGAAGACATAACCCAGCACGCCCTGGAAGGTGATACCGAATACCACGTCGAACAACGCATTCAGGCAGGAAATCAGTGCGATGAAACCAATCAACATGGCTGCAACGATGATAGCCACTTTGAAGCCTGCCAGGATGTATTCACCCAGCATTTCAAAGAAGCTCTGACCCTGGTGCGTATTACCGATTTGCAGGTCTTCTTCTGAATCAACCTTATAAGGGTTGATCAACGACAGTACGATGAAGGTACTGAACATGTTGAGCACCAGCGCAGCAACAACAAAGCGCGGTTCCAGCATGGTCATGTACGCACCCACAATCGACATAGAAACCGTCGACATTGCTGTGGCAGCCATGGTGTACATACGTTTTTCAGACATTTTGCTCAGAATATCTTTATACGCGATAAAGTTTTCTGACTGACCCAAAATCAGGGAGCTGATGGCGTTGAAAGATTCCAGTTTTCCCATGCCATTAATTTTCGACAGAACCGTACCGATAATACGGATGACGAAAGGCAGTACACGAATGTGTTGTAAAATACCGATCAACGCAGAAATAAACACGATCGGACACAAGACTTTCAAGAAGAAGAACGCTAATCCTTTATCGCTCA
Protein-coding sequences here:
- a CDS encoding FlxA-like family protein, with protein sequence MTTISATSSSVSSASTSDSGSASQIAKLTKQITKLTEQLKNVGNSGGDTDEVKQQQELLQQQIEMLQQQIAQIQQQQAQKALQQQQQQQADAEMKKDEGVNKPSETNAVDIYV
- a CDS encoding nucleotidyltransferase family protein; translation: MEQQIITWLREEPLHLLALTQARTQNLNDAWLAAGFVRNLVWDRLHGYVQATALNDIDVVYFNPLDCSPEADERYEHRLKAQSPDLPWSVKNQARMHERHGHAPYSSSAEAMSYWVEMETAIGARMNADGQIELNAPLGLDALFAFSITPNPRHAIPAVFAERISSKGWLTRWPKLRVKALTE
- the eat gene encoding ethanolamine permease; this encodes MQTTKVTPVLKRTLGSFKLWGIAVGLVISGEYFGWSYGWAQAGTLGFLITALVIAAMYCAFIFSFTELTTSIPHAGGPFAYAYRAFGPTGGFVAGFATLVEFVFAPPAIAMAIGAYLNVQFPSIEPKWVAVGAYLVFMALNILGVSIAATFELLVTLLAIFELLVFMGVVAPGFEMSNFVHGGWAGSDTFSPAAFSGIFAAIPFAIWFFLAIEGASMAAEEAKDPQRTIPKAFIGGILTLTVLALGVMLFAGGVGDWTKLSNINDPLPQAMKLIVGSNSGWLHMLVWLGLFGLIASFHGIIMGYSRQIFALARAGYLPKRLASVNARFQTPHLGIIAGGVVGIAAIFSDSLIVIGGQPLTANIVTMSVFGAIVMYIISMAALFKLRRSEPNLIRPFRAPLYPFAPALALVLAVVCLIAMIYYNTLLFLIFAAMMLLAYAWFRITHQSRTDAAEDPQLRGLRPVPAKSSK
- a CDS encoding ethanolamine ammonia-lyase subunit EutB, encoding MFQTTLSHRRYQFKDLRELMAKASPARSGDYLAEVAAASAEERMAAKMALADVPLKTFLQQLLVPYEDDEVTRLIVDTHDVAAFAAISHLTVGDFRDWLLSEKTDSVVLAAVARGITPEMAAAVSKLMRNQDLILVAKKCRVITQFRNTIGLPGHMSVRLQPNHPTDNLQGIAASMLDGLLYGSGDAVIGINPASDSLPLLENLNYMLDDIITRFEIPTQSCVLTHVTNTIKLVERGAPVDLVFQSIAGTEAANSGFGINLALLAEAQQAALSLKRGTLGDNVMYFETGQGSCLSANAHFGVDQQTCEARAYAIARHFSPLLINTVVGFIGPEYLYDGKQIIRAGLEDHFCGKLLGVPLGCDVCYTNHAEADQDDMDTLLTLLGTAGLTFLIGVPGADDIMLNYQSTSFHDALYIRELLGLKHAPEFAVWLEKMKIIDPQGVLQDTRASHPLLRQLPQLS
- the eutC gene encoding ethanolamine ammonia-lyase subunit EutC, with the protein product MNKEKEQGLSPLVHSNPWETLRQFTAARIALGRTGSSLPTDELLRFGLAHAQARDAVHQPFDSQKLEPELYALGLETLTVASAAPDRATYLCRPDLGRKLSESSRQALLRLAPEPADVVLVIADGLSSKAVHRQAVPLIAALLPYLRTLELKIGPVVLAHQSRVALGDDIAQVMKAKAVAILIGERPGLSSPDSLGIYMTWGPHSKRLESERNCISNVRPEGLNYPQAAFKLAWLLEQSFHRQLSGVNLKDESDNPALHNKVVPMFKLE
- the gltX gene encoding glutamate--tRNA ligase, whose protein sequence is MKIKTRFAPSPTGYLHVGGARTALYSWLFARNLGGEFVLRIEDTDLERSTQAAIDAIMDGMNWLNLDWDEGPYFQTKRFDRYNAVIDEMLENGTAYKCYCSKERLEALREEQMANNEKPRYDGRCRDSHEHHAADEPCVVRFRNPQEGSVIFDDQIRGPIEFSNDELDDLIIRRTDGSPTYNFCVVVDDWDMEITHVIRGEDHINNTPRQINILKALGAPVPVYAHVSMILGDDGKKLSKRHGAVGVMQYRDDGYLPEALLNYLVRLGWSHGDQEIFSRDEMKALFSLENVSKSASAFNTEKLQWLNHHYINTMDPHYVATHLLWHVEQAGIETRNGPQLFEIVTLLGERCKTLKEMAESCRYFYEDFAEFDADAAKKHLRPVARQPLEVVRAKLAAITDWTAENIHHAIQGTADELEVGMGKVGMPLRVAVTGAGQSPGVDVTVHAIGQSRVLARIDMALAFIAERETQAQ
- a CDS encoding formate/nitrite transporter family protein, with the protein product MSLYSPKEIASIAVTAGVNKSRATVLNLLILGFLAGAFIATGFLLDLHVIGTLPASWGSFSNLLGAAVFPVGIILTVLAGGELLTGNMMTLPIAWFARQISLYAVLRNWFWVTVANLLGSLAVAYFFGHVLGLTEGAFLSKTVATATAKVNADFMHAFISGIGCNWLVCLAIWLAFASKEVGGKVIGMWFPVMAFVAIGFQHVVANMFIVPAAIFAGALSWSEYLPNFVAVFLGNAVGGAGFVGLMYFLAYRPTVETPATEQR
- a CDS encoding NupC/NupG family nucleoside CNT transporter — encoded protein: MSRILHFVLALAVVAVLALLVSRDRKNIRLRFIVQLLVIEVLLAYFFLNSSVGLGFVKGFSDLFEKLLGFAAEGTGFVFGGMSDKGLAFFFLKVLCPIVFISALIGILQHIRVLPFVIRIIGTVLSKINGMGKLESFNAISSLILGQSENFIAYKDILSKMSEKRMYTMAATAMSTVSMSIVGAYMTMLEPRFVVAALVLNMFSTFIVLSLINPYKVDSEEDLQIGNTHQGQSFFEMLGEYILAGFKVAIIVAAMLIGFIALISCLNALFDVVFGITFQGVLGYVFYPFAWMMGVPSHEALQVGSIMATKLVSNEFVAMLDLQKVATELSPRGVGILSVFLVSFANFSSIGIVAGAIKGLNEHQGNVVSRFGLKLLYGSTLVSVLSASIAGLVLA